In one window of Trichoderma breve strain T069 chromosome 7 map unlocalized scaffold00008, whole genome shotgun sequence DNA:
- a CDS encoding ATPase family associated with various cellular activities (AAA) domain-containing protein, whose amino-acid sequence MRENPQPVPPSFLGVDTQDDIGEAPRFSLGSKTDGAATTSQTSANSTSEIEALKLRIAELEMRTQNDAPTPSLSQNTADAGVKPGNNQPKMMANLERYKRMEECLYLHRKEWEADGGPATWSMNEFSDRPEWRERTGQYGPWRYLWEVQSDRKYERPDPFDRYHVCEAGHDKQNKTEYDEYDRTIDYGYRRERLRKNFEWDLDRLFLAEEMERRRQGSVLHKPKASDTHASNQKMHGDDTEATEESSLIFYAAPEIKRLDWPGFKPLANSLEKDAHAIDVLIGEPIIEDSNLNQSLNWFDSQPRQHQKPDWLRDGKFAQDVAAGLVQLPERIRINSTVLRKAMAKILGSDGQSLDDTGEGSVSVIFTRPFKAITYCEPTLRQWHAELEKKHNKVSASPKEDTVLSDTSPLSTQEAVQETTVPSVSVGNEYHEKDLTSESLIDELNTASSEENKQHKEEESKEGNAQSDADSLKALGHLECILNFIDSDILARKSALDGVENHKAFYSDLWHLFRPGTEVIRADGKQAYRVIRTSSAAHRFVNTRSWWDNITAQKRSTSFLIDCVYIDFDGTNLGPVYVQFSIKVFEGEKEVTSFEVYPLRFHRTKRSDFSDSEWDQVQELPSGERFRQKLINRGAKFMSVIPMKHMYYSGLTLGARDEVESQVVIDFDIPSSIDAPDDPNKPIPRDKEKWKPEIRSVITKLTDPADKGAKGDLGQKTCHGPCCYGEFVYDDTFIDQKEATEYIESLVPKTRAIDDHSSVAISPRPLKEVVFGFVLRSRKWAKLDLSYITDVHSSIPIEIADNSAVEPNTDETEPSTALDRLVLEEGHRNMIVSLISQHFREKASSRSQKEEFDIVKGKGKGLILLLHGAPGVGKTSTAEGVAELFQKPLLQITCGDLGSTAREVEEALETNFAMASKWGCILLLDEADIFLAERTREDYVRNGLVAVFLRTLEYYNGILFLTTNRVGDFDEAFTSRIHVSLYYPELDHKKTIQVFKLNLEMIEKRIAQKGKTIQLDKTDICMFAGEHFMKHEHARWNGRQIRNACQTALALAEFEAQGNNHKAVQIPNAAIKLEVRHFSVVQDAYLEFAKYMNDLYGTNAARRAKEARLRALWELERNINLMDKSSFMLGAQNQSQATSQRYPPSQQGFRPPNFQQQSFSQQSQHHGFPPNQFYEQQPPSHQNPNMAMPQPMHSNNPQIHVQEELPGRRSWDSQSAKPFGASEDENRSRELPRSTPIPYQQQQQGSQNWVQQSVQSMYEGAGNQDGFGSSDGDYSLGTRR is encoded by the exons ATGAGGGAAAATCCCCAACCTGTGCCACCCTCTTTTTTGGGTGTAGATACTCAAGATGACATCGGCGAAGCACCACGCTTCTCTCTCGGTTCAAAGACAGATGGAGCCGCAACTACATCTCAGACTTCTGCAAACTCGACTAGTGAGATTGAAGCCCTGAAGTTGCGGATTgctgagctggagatgcgAACCCAGAATGATGCGCCAACGCCGTCCTTAAGCCAAAACACAGCAGATGCAGGAGTTAAACCAGGAAACAACCAGCCAAAAATGATGGCCAACTTAGAGCGATATAAGCGAATGGAGGAATGTCTTTATCTTCATCGGAAAGAATGGGAAGCAGACGGTGGACCGGCCACTTGGAGCATGAACGAATTTAGCGATAGGCCTGAATGGAGGGAGCGAACTGGCCAGTATGGACCGTGGAGGTATCTGTGGGAGGTTCAGTCCGACAGGAAATATGAAAGACCAGATCCCTTCGATCGCTATCACGTCTGTGAAGCAGGCCATGATaagcaaaacaaaactgAGTATGACGAGTATGACCGAACGATTGATTACGGATATCGTCGAGAAAGGCTTCGTAAAAACTTTGAGTGGGATTTGGACCGTCTATTCTTAGCAGAAGAAATGGAGCGTCGACGTCAAGGTAGTGTATTGCACAAGCCAAAAGCATCGGACACACACGCCTCGAACCAGAAGATGCATGGCGACGATACTGAAGCTACGGAGGAGAGCAGCCTCATATTCTATGCTGCTCCTGAAATAAAGCGTTTAGACTGGCCTGGATTCAAGCCACTTGCAAATTCACTGGAGAAGGATGCACATGCTATTGACGTTCTCATCGGAGAGCCTATTATTGAAGATAGTAACCTCAATCAATCTCTAAATTGGTTTGACTCTCAGCCCCGACAACATCAGAAACCAGACTGGCTCAGAGACGGCAAATTCGCACAAGACGTCGCGGCCGGGCTGGTACAACTGCCGGAGAGAATAAGAATCAATTCCACCGTTTTGAGGaaggccatggccaagattcttGGATCGGACGGACAGTCATTAGATGATACCGGGGAAGGATCTGTATCGGTGATCTTTACAAGGCCATTCAAAGCAATCACCTATTGCGAGCCTACCCTCCGTCAGTGGCATGCAGAGttagaaaagaagcataaTAAGGTGTCAGCTTCCCCGAAAGAAGACACAGTCCTTAGCGACACATCTCCTCTTTCCACACAAGAAGCTGTCCAGGAAACCACCGTACCATCGGTTTCAGTGGGCAATGAGTACCATGAGAAAGATTTGACTTCAGAGTCCTTAATAGACGAACTAAATACAGCATCGTCAGAAGAGAACAAACagcacaaagaagaagagtcaaAAGAAGGAAACGCACAAAGCGACGCAGATTCGCTGAAAGCACTAGGCCACTTAGAATGCATCCTCAATTTCATCGATTCAGACATATTAGCCAGGAAATCCGCCCTCGATGGAGTTGAAAATCACAAAGCCTTCTACTCCGACCTCTGGCATCTTTTCCGACCAGGTACAGAAGTAATTAGGGCCGATGGTAAACAGGCTTACAGGGTCATCAGAACCAGTAGCGCCGCCCATCGGTTTGTCAACACCAGATCTTGGTGGGATAACATTACTGCTCAGAAACGAAGCACATCTTTTCTTATAGATTGTGTGTACATCGACTTTGATGGCACCAACTTGGGACCAGTATATGTACAGTTCTCCATCAAGGTTTttgagggagagaaagaagttACCTCATTCGAAGTCTATCCGCTTCGGTTTCATCGAACAAAACGATCAGACTTTAGTGATTCGGAATGggatcaagttcaagaaCTTCCAAGCGGCGAAAGATTTCGCCAAAAGCTCATCAATCGGGGCGCAAAGTTTATGAGCGTGATCCCGATGAAGCACATGTACTATTCTGGTCTGACTTTGGGAGCGCGAGACGAGGTTGAGAGCCAGGTAGTCATCGACTTCGACATCCCCTCATCTATAGACGCCCCAGATGACCCAAACAAGCCAATCCCTCGAGACAAGGAAAAATGGAAGCCAGAAATACGCAGTGTTATTACTAAACTCACAGATCCCGCAGATAAAGGCGCCAAGGGAGACCTAGGACAAAAGACTTGTCACGGACCATGTTGCTACGGAGAATTTGTATATGATGACACGTTTATCGATCAGAAGGAGGCAACCGAATATATCGAAAGCCTTGTGCCAAAAACGCGTGCTATAGACGATCACTCATCGGTAGCAATTTCGCCACGGCCCTTGAAAGAGGT AGTATTTGGTTTTGTTCTTCGAAGTCGAAAATGGG CAAAATTGGATCTCTCCTATATTACCGATGTTCACTCTTCAATTCCCATTGAGATTGCAGACAATTCGGCAGTGGAGCCAAATACTGACGAGACGGAACCGAGCACTGCCCTTGAccgccttgtccttgaagaAGGGCATCGAAATATGATTGTGTCGCTTATCTCGCAGCATTTCCGTGAAAAGGCATCGTCGAGGTcacaaaaagaagaatttgaCATTGTTAAAGGGAAAG GAAAGGGTCTTATTCTACTCCTCCACGGCGCCCCAGGAGTAGGAAAAACATCTACAGCTG AGGGAGTTGCGGAGCTGTTTCAGAAGCCGCTGCTACAAATCACTTGTG GTGACCTTGGGTCAACAGCAcgagaagttgaagaggcgCTGGAAACAAACTTCGCAATGGCAAGCAAGTGGGGATGTATCTTACTACTTGATGAAGCAGACATCTTCCTCGCAGAGAGGACTAGGGAAGACTATGTGAGAAATGGACTTGTAGCCG TCTTTCTTCGCACTCTAGAATACTACAATGGTATTCTGTTCTTGACGACGAATCGCGTCGGCGATTTTGACGAAGCATTCACATCACGAATTCACGTCAGCTTGTATTACCCTGAGCTTGACCACAAGAAGACAATCCAAGTATTCAAGCTTAATCTGGAAATGATTGAAAAGCGCATAGCCCAGAAAGGAAAGACGATTCAGTTAGACAAGACGGACATCTGCATGTTCGCGGGCGAGCACTTTATGAAACACGAGCATGCGCGCTGGAATGGCCGACAAATCCGCAACGCCTGCCAAACAGCACTGGCGCTGGCTGAGTTTGAGGCTCAAGGGAACAACCACAAAGCTGTTCAGATACCCAATGCTGCCATAAAGCTAGAAGTGCGACACTTTAGTGTGGTACAAGACGCATACCTCGAGTTTGCCAAGTATATGAACGATCTATACGGCACAAATGCTGCTAGGAGGGCAAAAGAAGCGAGACTCCGAGCTTTGTGGGAGCTTGAACGCAATATTAACCTAATGGACAAGTCTTCGTTCATGCTTGGGGCACAGAATCAGTCACAAGCAACTTCTCAACGGTACCCACCATCTCAACAAGGATTCCGCCCACCCAATTTTCAGCAGCAAAGTTTCTCGCAACAATCACAGCATCATGGGTTTCCCCCAAATCAGTTCTACGAGCAACAACCTCCATCGCACCAGAATCCCAACATGGCGATGCCTCAGCCGATGCATTCCAATAACCCCCAGATTCATGTCCAAGAGGAGTTGCCGGGAAGGCGATCATGGGACTCCCAGTCTGCAAAGCCATTTGGAGCTAGTGAGGATGAAAATAGATCTAGAGAACTTCCTCGATCAACTCCTATACCAtaccaacagcagcaacaaggtAGCCAGAACTGGGTGCAGCAGAGCGTTCAAAGTATGTATGAGGGTGCCGGAAATCAAGATGGTTTCGGAAGCTCAGACGGCGATTATTCTTTAGGTACTAGGAGATAG